From a single Stigmatopora nigra isolate UIUO_SnigA chromosome 21, RoL_Snig_1.1, whole genome shotgun sequence genomic region:
- the LOC144215121 gene encoding histone-lysine N-methyltransferase SETDB1-B-like, with translation MEMDDQLEVTMLQSEETSSKRGLFEFESLAESQCESEPSTSGFLCKRKRMEYGLSKRVEVSLVRLPDYKISALRPPTPPQFYSEDESQSSSDSDTKHRESSDSDTPAGKKSKAKKNKAMSSIELTPIIDSSVFAYATHETTKTRPDLPEEEITVGLTVLARKKNLRWQRGQVVEVVTKEDGRLKYKVTFEEKGRSLVSGHHIAFEDTPKLEQAYVGARVVVNCQEDSIQYRAGILAELPTRKNRLRFLVFLDNHRPVYVGLTLFYLVARPLPDTTDDIQDDTHKRFMKQYIKDWPYPHLTQYKPSQHATVEFNGVQLRCKVEMVDCSLIMVVSECNQHKEWIHRGSLRLSHMPRFLEMRRREAEAGEQ, from the exons AAAGCTTGGCTGAATCCCAATGTGAGTCAGAACCTTCCACGAGTGGATTTCTGTGCAAAAGGAAACGCATGGAATACGGGTTGTCAAAAAGAGTGGAGGTGTCATTGGTCAGGCTTCCTGATTATAAGATCAGCGCTCTTCGACCACCCACGCCCCCACAGTTTTACAGCGAAGATGAATCTCAAAGCAGTTCGGATTCTGATACAAAACACAGGGAATCCAGCGATTCAGATACTCCAGCAGGAAAGAAatcaaaagctaaaaaaaacaaagcaatgagCAGTATTG AGCTCACGCCGATTATTGATTCGTCAGTATTTGCTTATGCGACTCACGAAACAACTAAGACGCGCCCAGATCTACCTGAGGAGGAAATCACTGTGGGGTTGACTGTGCTGGCCAGGAAGAAGAATTTAAGGTGGCAACGGGGGCAAGTTGTGGAGGTTGTTACTAAAG AGGACGGGcgattaaagtacaaagttacgTTTGAAGAAAAAGGAAGGAGCCTGGTTTCAGGACACCACATTGCTTTTGAAGACACACCGAAGCTGGAGCAAGCCTACGTTGGTGCGCGTGTGGTGGTAAACTGTCAAGAAGACTCAATTCAGTACCGGGCTGGTATCTTGGCAGAGCTTCCCACCAGAAAGAACCGCCTGAG GTTCTTGGTGTTTCTGGATAACCACAGACCTGTCTATGTTGGCTTAACATTATTTTACTTGGTGGCCAGACCAT TACCAGACACCACAGATGACATCCAAGACGACACTCACAAACGCTTTATGAAGCAGTACATAAAGGACTGGCCTTACCCGCATTTAACTCAGTACAAGCCCAGTCAACACGCCACAGTGGAGTTCAATGGAGTCCAGCTAAGGTGCAAGGTGGAGATGGTAGACTGCAGCTTGATAATGGTGGTTTCTGAG TGTAATCAACACAAAGAGTGGATTCATCGTGGCTCTCTGCGGCTGTCACATATGCCAAGGTTTTTGGAAATGAGGAGAAGAGAAGCTGAGGCAGGTGAACAGTAA